In Acidobacteriota bacterium, the sequence GCGGTATGGGAATTTAAGATTTTTATGTTCTTATATCTTTCAAGATGTTCGATTAATTTTTCTTCTATTGCCTTACCTGTAACATCATGGACATATAAAATTCTTCTCCTTGAGTGACTGCCTTCCTGAGTATATTTGAATTCTCCCTCTTCAGACCTGCAAAATGGAACGCCAATTTTATTTATCAAGAATTCCTTTACAAGTCGTGGCCCTAACTCTACAAATAATCTAACTGCTTTCGGGTCAGATATTCCATCTCCAGCTTCCATGATATCGTTATAAAGAAACTCAGGGTTATCATTATCTCCTAAAGATACTATTCCTCCCTGAGCATAATATGTATTTGATTCGAAAAAATCCTTTTCTTTATTTATCAAGATTATGTTTAATCCCCTTTCTGCTGCTTCAATTGCTGCTGACAATCCTGAAATTCCGCTTCCGATAATAAGAACGTCAGCATAGAGCTTTTGTTCTGAGCTGTTCATGATTAAATTTTGATTTCTAACATTCTCCTTAAGGATATTTCAGCCCAGTTTTTTATTTCCTCAGAAATTATAACTTCACCAACCAGCCTTCCTGTTAAAATACTCTCAAGGGTAAAAAGGAAATTCTCCAAATTTATTTTTGCCATTTGAGAACATCTACTCTCTGCCAAAGGAATTATAAATTTATCTATGTTTTCATTTTTTAATCTATTTACAAGATTCCATTCAGTTCCAATAGCCCAACTACTACCTGGCGGAGCTTGTTCAACTGTCTTTTTGATAAAACTTGTTGAGCCTACAGAATCGGATAAAGCACAAACCTCAGGAAAACATTCAGGGTGAACAATGACTTTTATATCTTTATACTTTTCTTTTACTTCTTCAACATGGAAAGGAGTAAAAACCAAATGAACATAGCAGAAGCCTTTCCATAAAAATATTCTCGAATCCTTTATTTGTTTTTCAGAATTTCCTCCATATATTTTATTAGGCTCCCATGTTAGAATTTCTTCTCTTCTGAATCCTAATTTTAATGATGTATTTGTCCCAAGATTCTCATCCGGAAAAAAGAAAATTTTTTTATTTTTAGCTAACTCCCATTTAAACACATTTGGAGCATTAGCGGAAGTGCATACTAATCCATCGTTCTCTCCGCAGAAAGCTTTTAACTCTACTGTGGAATTAACGTATGTTATCGGTATTACATCATCCCTTATGATTTCATTCAACTCGGACCATGCTTTTTTGACCTTTTTAACATCAGCCATTTCTGCAAGAGGACATTTTGCTTTGAATTCTGGGTGTAACACTTTCTGATAAGGTTTTGCTAACAATCTGGCCATTTCTGCCATAAAATTAACAGAACAGAAAACAATATAATTAGCATCTTCTTGAGAAGCTGCATACTGGGCTAACTTTAGAGAATCACCCTGAAAATCTGCCCATCTTACAATATCATCATTTTGATAATAATGAGCTAAAATAACAAGATCTTTACCCAATTCATCTTTTATTTTTTCGATTCTTCTGAATATCTCTTCTTTGGATAACCTTCTTATCTCTTCAATCTCCATCAGGAAAACTTCTCCTCAATTATCATACTCATATCAATAGATTTATACGAATGGGTTAGCTTTCCAACCGATATAAAATCCACACCTGTAGAAGCAATTTCTTCAATATTATCGAGATTTACATTGCCAGAAACCTCTATGGGAACCTTTTTTTTAACAATTTCAACAGCTCTTTTTATATCTTTAACTTTCCAGTTATCAAGCATTATAATATCTGGATTATGTTTTAACGCTTCATTAAGCTCATTAAAATTTTTTACTTCAACTTCTATCTTTAATAGAGGATTTTTATTTCTGGCTCTGAGAACTGCTTCAGAGATACCGCCAGCTTCAAATATGTGATTTTCTTTTATAAGAATCATCTGGGAAAGATTGTACCTGTGATTCTCTCCTCCTCCCATTTTCACAGCATATTTTTCAAGTGCTCTTAAACCAGGAGTAGTTTTTCTCGTGTCCATGATCTTCGCTCTATAATTTTTACATTTATCTACATAACTCCTTGTAATAGTGGCTATTCCTGAAAGTCTCTGGAGAAAATTGAGGGCAACTCTTTCACCTTTTAACAGAACTTTGGTTTTTCCAATGACTTCAGCAATTTTATCTTCTGGATTAAACAAATCTCCATCTTT encodes:
- the nadA gene encoding quinolinate synthase NadA — encoded protein: MEIEEIRRLSKEEIFRRIEKIKDELGKDLVILAHYYQNDDIVRWADFQGDSLKLAQYAASQEDANYIVFCSVNFMAEMARLLAKPYQKVLHPEFKAKCPLAEMADVKKVKKAWSELNEIIRDDVIPITYVNSTVELKAFCGENDGLVCTSANAPNVFKWELAKNKKIFFFPDENLGTNTSLKLGFRREEILTWEPNKIYGGNSEKQIKDSRIFLWKGFCYVHLVFTPFHVEEVKEKYKDIKVIVHPECFPEVCALSDSVGSTSFIKKTVEQAPPGSSWAIGTEWNLVNRLKNENIDKFIIPLAESRCSQMAKINLENFLFTLESILTGRLVGEVIISEEIKNWAEISLRRMLEIKI
- the nadC gene encoding carboxylating nicotinate-nucleotide diphosphorylase; amino-acid sequence: MELYNLKVDKIIEDALEEDIAEGDITTDSIVPEDSKSKASIIAKEKGILAGIEIGERVFLKIDKNVVFNAFFKDGDLFNPEDKIAEVIGKTKVLLKGERVALNFLQRLSGIATITRSYVDKCKNYRAKIMDTRKTTPGLRALEKYAVKMGGGENHRYNLSQMILIKENHIFEAGGISEAVLRARNKNPLLKIEVEVKNFNELNEALKHNPDIIMLDNWKVKDIKRAVEIVKKKVPIEVSGNVNLDNIEEIASTGVDFISVGKLTHSYKSIDMSMIIEEKFS